The region CTTTATATTTATCTGGTTTGAAGAAAAGTTAGAGGGCACTGCCAATCAGCGTAAAAAGCTTGATCAGCGGCCTATGGACTTTGATAAATTCTGGCGTAAATCAGCTAAGCATTTAAGTTGGATGCTGTTTTCCTTGTATACGGCTATTTCGTTTGTGGGGTATTTCACGCCTATCCGTGACTTACTCCCCGATCTGCTAATGTTCTCGGCCTCCGGATATGCAGCATTGAGCGTGGTGGTTTTCACTTTGTGTACTTATGGCAATGCTGGCTGGATGCGTGAGATTATGTGTCTGCATATTTGTCCTTATTCACGCTTTCAGTCCGCTATGTTTGACAAAGACACGTTTACGGTGAGTTATGACACCGAGCGTGGTGAAAGTCGCGGTCCGCGTGGCCGTAAGGAAGATCCCAAAGCGCTGGGGCTAGGGGACTGTATCGACTGTAAGTTATGTGTGCAGGTGTGCCCGACCGGTATCGACATCCGCAATGGACTGCAATACGAGTGCATAAACTGCGGTGCCTGTATTGATGCGTGTGATGGTGTGATGGATAAAATGAACTATCCAAAAGGCCTTATCTCGTATACAACTGAGCGTAACCTGGAAAGTGGCAGCGACAAAACCAAAGCAGTACGCGGGAAATTGATCGGTTACTTACTGATATTGATTGTATTAAGCGGTGCTTTGGTTGCTAACGTAGCGATGCGTAAGACACTCGATCTGGATATCATCAGAGACAGAAATCAACTTTACCGCGTCAATGTAGAGGGCCTGGTGGAAAATACCTACACGCTGAAAATGATCAACAAGGCACAGGTGCCTCAGACTTTCCTGATCAGCATTCGCGGTTTGTCTGACTTCACTATCATTGGTAAACAGGAAATTCAAATCGCGGCGGGCTCAACCGTCGACCAGCCTTTATCGGTTGTGATCGACCCGTACGATTTGACGCTGCCGGTGACGGAATTTGAATTTGTCATTACAGTGAAAGACGAACCTGAAGAGTACATCGCACAGCCAACGAACTTTTTTAAGGGTCGTTAGCGTAGATAGGGTACAATGGGGTAACTCATTTACTTCATAAAAAGCGGGTTAGCCCGCTTTTTTGTTACTTGGCCCACCGCTATTGAGGTGAAAGGCTGTGAAAGGTAAAAATTATGACTGATTTCAGTTTTCAGAACTTAACGCCCGATCTGATCCTCGATGCTGTTGAAAGTGTAGGTATCTATCCCGAATCCGGATTGCTGCCACTCAACAGCTATGAGAATCGGGTTTATCAGTTTCGTGCTGATGATAACCGTCGTTATGTTGCCAAGTTTTATCGGCCCGAGCGTTGGCAGTCAGAACAGATCCAGGAAGAGCACGATTTCACACTGGCTCTGCAAGAAGCCGAAGTGCCCGTTGTCGCTCCGCTGCGTGTTGACGGACAAAGTTTGTTTGAGCATCAGGGCTATCGATTTTGTTTATTTCCGAGTGTCGGTGGTCGCCAGTTCGAAATGGATAACCTGGATCACCTGGAAATGTTAGGGCGCTACATTGGTCGTTTACACAGCGTTGCACAGCAAAGTGAGTTTGTGCACCGCCCCGCGATTAATGTTGCCGGTTACCTGCATCAACCACGCAAGGACATTTTGGCGTCTGAGTGTTTGCCTGAAACATTGCGGCTGGCGTTTACCACGGTGCTTGATCAGGTAATTAACAAAGCAGAAGAAAAATTCACACCATTCCAGCAGATCCGTTTGCATGGTGATTGTCATGCTGGCAATATTCTATGGTCTCAGGAACAGTTGATGATTGTGGACCTTGACGATTGTCGTCAGGGGCCCGCCGTTCAGGATCTCTGGATGATGCTAAGTGGTGACAGGCAGAATCAGGTCATGCAGCTTGATACCCTGTTATCCGGCTACGAAGAATTTGCCTCGTTCGATACGAGCGAACTGGCGTTAATTGAGCCGCTAAGAGCAATGCGTATGGTGCATTACATGGGGTGGCTGGCCAAACGTTGGCATGATCCGGCGTTTCCCCGGAACTTTTCGTGGTTTGCAACAGACAAATACTGGGAACAGCAGATCCTGGCGTTAAAAGAACAACTTGCCGCACTGGATGAAGCGGCGATCAGTCTTTATCCATAAAAATTTAGAGAGAATAGTAATGTTAAAATCGATTAAGGTTGCGCTAATTGCGTTGTGTATGCCTGTGCTGGCAATGGCTGCCGACTTCACGGATGGCAAACACTACCAGACATTAACAACGACAAAGAGTGAGTCGGCCAAGGTCACAGAATTCTTTTCCTTTTACTGTCCGCACTGCTTTCAGTTTGAACCGGTAGCTAAAGCACTAGAAAAAAGCCTGCCAGCGGGTGCTGTATTCGAAAAAAGCCACGTTAATTTCTTGGGTGGGCTGTCGCCTGAAGTGCAAAGTTACCTGAGCTATGCCTACATCATTGCTAAACACCATGGTAAAGCACAGCAGGTGAGCGATCAGATCTTCAATACCATTCACGTGCAGCAGGTACAGCTTAAAGACCTAAAAGACATCAAAAAGCTGCTGGAAGCCAATGGTATCAGTGGCGAGCAGTTTGATGCAGCTATGGCCAGTATGCCAGTTATTAGCGCGGAAAAAGCCATGGTTGAAAAGCAAGAGACGTTCAGCAAAGCTGGTGCACTGACAGGAGTGCCGACTTTCGTTGTGAATGACAAATACAAAATTAACCTGAGAGAGCTGAGCAGTCAGGCTGAGCTGGATGAGCTGGTTAAACACTTACTAGAAAAATAATGGGAGCAGACCATGTTTAAATCAATTTGCGCCGCAGCATTGGCGCTATTATTACCTTTGATGGCAAGCGCTGCCAATTTCCAAGAAGGTAAGCATTATGAGGTTGTCGCAGAGCGGGGCACCAAAAAGCCTGAAGTAACTGAGTACTTCTCGTTTTATTGTCCGGCCTGTAACAACTTTGAATCCTTAATTGGTGAGTTCAAACCAAAACTCGACGGCGACGTGAAATTCAAAAAAAGCCACGTTGACTTTGTCGGTGTACGTGACCCTGAGATCCAGCAGATGATGAGCAATGCGTTGGCGACGGCGTCTGTATTACCGCAAAAAGATAAGATCGTTGCGGCGATGTTTGCCCATTTGCACGGCAAGCGTGGTAAGTTCAACGAGGTTGCTGACATTAAAGACTTGTTTGTAGCTCAGGGCGTGTCTGCAGAGAAGTTTGATAAACTGTACAAGAGCTTCTCTGTACGCACTAAAGCGAAGAAAATGAAGCGCTCACAAGAGCAGATGCAAGACAAAGGCGCGCTGACGGGTGTACCGACTTTTATCGTCAACGGCAAATACAAGCTGATCTTGTCGCGTGAATCTGGCGTGACTTCACCGGACGACATTGCTGCTCTGATCAACTATCTGGCGAAAAAATCCTAATCTTTAAGATGAAAAAAACCCGCGATGAACGCGGGTTTTTTTATGCCTCAAATTCACTTTATTTTCTGGTCAGAAAGACGCCCGACTCCACATGGTGGGTATAGGGGAACTGATCGAAAATGGCGATGCGTGAGATCTGGTGCGTGTCGCATAGTAATTCCAGATCGCGTTCCAGCGTATCCGGGTTACAGGAAATATAAATGATGTTGTCGTATTGGCTGACCAAGTTACAGGTGAGCTCATCCATGCCTGCGCGAGGTGGATCGACTAAAATGGTCTGGCAGTTGTAACTTTGCAGGTCTATGCCTTTGAGGCGGGAGAACTGTTTTTCACCCTTCATGGCTGCCGTAAATTCCTCGCTCGACATACGAATGATATCCAGGTTATCCACCTTATTGGCTGCAATATTGTATTGTGCAGAATGAACCGATGATTTAGAGATCTCTGTGGCTAATACTCGGTTAAACTGACCTGCCAGTGCGATAGAGAAGTTGCCATTACCACAGTAAAGTTCGAGAAGATCGTTTTGCAGCGGAGCGCAAAGATCTTGTGCCCAGGCCAACATTTTTTCATTCACTGCCGCGTTGGGCTGAGTAAAGCTATTTTCAACCTGCTGGTAGGTGTAATGTTTGCCATTGACTGTAAGCTGCTCTGTCACAAAGTCATCGCCAAACACCACTTTTTGTTTTCTGGCACGACCGATAAAGTCGACTTTATAGCTTTGTTGTAGCTCATTACGTAAAGCCTGCATAGCCTCTTGCCAGGCATTGTCCAGCGCTTTGTGATAAAGCAGGCTGATCAGCACTTCGCCACTGAGCGTTGTCAGATAATCAATCTGGAATAGTTTACGGCGCAGGATCTCGTTGTGGCGCAGCTTATCCATCATTACCTGCATCATTTCATTGACCAAAGGCGCGCCGGATCGAACTGATCGACTCGGATCTTTTCTTTGGTCTGTTGATCGAACATGATGTGGAACAGATCGTCTCCATCATGCCAGACGCGGAATTCGCAACGCTGGCGATAGTGGCTTTTTGGGGAGTCGTACACTTCCAGTTGTGGCGCATCGAAGCGGGCAAATTGCGCACTGATCCGCTGTTGTTTTTCTGTCAACTGTTGCTCGTAGGTCGAAGTGTCAATCGTGATCACCGCCATATTAAAACCACCATAGTTAATGCAAAGAGGCGCTATTTTAGGATGCACTTTCGATTTGTCCAGCAAAGAGCAAAATATTTTGCTCTTTTATTGTACAATAGACTTAAGCTTAAGGCGTTTTGGCCGATAACCAACTATCAAGTAAAGCGGAGAGCAGACATGAAAATCGGACAGTTGAATCAGCTGTTGAATCCGGCGATGCAGCATAATGCGGGTAAAGCCAAATCGCTTATCCCTAATATGTCAATTAATACGGATAGTTACCACGGAAACAAATCTCAGGCAGCAGCCAAGATCCTTGATGATAAACTCGCACAAGCACTGGGCATTGAGAAAAAAGAAGAAAAAGACAAGCCCCTGTTTGATTTTGAAGAAATTGTCAAAAATGTGCTGGGGTTTGTCCAGGGGGCAGTGAAAAAAGCCAAAGCAGCCGGAGAAGACGACGACACACTCAAAAGTATGCTTGATCAAGCACGTAAGGGCGTGCAGATGGGAATTGATGAAGCGTCTGAAGATTTAAAAGGCACAGGCCTGTTTAATGATGAAATCGAGGAAGGGATAGAAAAGTCCCGCGAAGGGATTTTTAAAGGGTTAGATGAGTTTGAAAAAGAGCTGTTTGATCCTAAACCACAGCAGGTATCTGTGAGTGCTGCACAGTTTGCCAGTTTATCTAATCAAGCCGAGTATGCCTTTACTACTGCTGAAGGGGATGAGGTGGTGATTTCGTTCAGTGATGCGATGAGTCAGTCGAAAGCGGCAAGCTATGCACGTAATGGCGATGGCGAAGGGTTTGCGTATGGTGAGCAAAGCAGTCATGAGCTTAATTTTTCCATCAGTGTGAATGGCGACCTCAACGAAGATGAGCAGGCCGCGATTAATGACATGATGAAAGACATCCGCGATGTCAGCGATACCTTTTTCGCCGGTGACTATGATGATGCGTTTGCCAAAGTGCAGGAACTGGGAATTAACAGTGAGCAAATCGTCAATTTCACTATGGATCTGCGCCAGACCAAAACTTCTGCTGCGATTGCCCAGTATCAACAGAGTAATCCAATGAAAGATTTGGAAAAAGCACTGCAGCCGCTGGATCAACGTCTTGAAGGGATCCATGATGAAGCGAAAGGACTGGGCATAGAAGCTCAGTTGCCGGATATCATGGCCTGGATAAACGAAGGTCAGGCACGTCTGAATGAGTTTCTTGATTATGCTCAAGGGTTCTTTAGTGCATTAGAATCCCGTCAGGCGGATAAGCAAGATCAACAAGTTTAGTAGA is a window of Pseudoalteromonas sp. R3 DNA encoding:
- the ccoG gene encoding cytochrome c oxidase accessory protein CcoG, whose amino-acid sequence is MDKQIKVKNIPVDVKIHKPDDLQPDRFNPRNRIYVRAVTGLHQKLRKQIGFIGMLAFMLLPWINFNGEQAVLFDIFEQKFNIFGLTLWPQDLTILAFILMIAAFALFLVTTFYGRVWCGYTCPQTVWTFIFIWFEEKLEGTANQRKKLDQRPMDFDKFWRKSAKHLSWMLFSLYTAISFVGYFTPIRDLLPDLLMFSASGYAALSVVVFTLCTYGNAGWMREIMCLHICPYSRFQSAMFDKDTFTVSYDTERGESRGPRGRKEDPKALGLGDCIDCKLCVQVCPTGIDIRNGLQYECINCGACIDACDGVMDKMNYPKGLISYTTERNLESGSDKTKAVRGKLIGYLLILIVLSGALVANVAMRKTLDLDIIRDRNQLYRVNVEGLVENTYTLKMINKAQVPQTFLISIRGLSDFTIIGKQEIQIAAGSTVDQPLSVVIDPYDLTLPVTEFEFVITVKDEPEEYIAQPTNFFKGR
- a CDS encoding serine/threonine protein kinase → MTDFSFQNLTPDLILDAVESVGIYPESGLLPLNSYENRVYQFRADDNRRYVAKFYRPERWQSEQIQEEHDFTLALQEAEVPVVAPLRVDGQSLFEHQGYRFCLFPSVGGRQFEMDNLDHLEMLGRYIGRLHSVAQQSEFVHRPAINVAGYLHQPRKDILASECLPETLRLAFTTVLDQVINKAEEKFTPFQQIRLHGDCHAGNILWSQEQLMIVDLDDCRQGPAVQDLWMMLSGDRQNQVMQLDTLLSGYEEFASFDTSELALIEPLRAMRMVHYMGWLAKRWHDPAFPRNFSWFATDKYWEQQILALKEQLAALDEAAISLYP
- a CDS encoding thiol:disulfide interchange protein DsbA/DsbL, whose amino-acid sequence is MLKSIKVALIALCMPVLAMAADFTDGKHYQTLTTTKSESAKVTEFFSFYCPHCFQFEPVAKALEKSLPAGAVFEKSHVNFLGGLSPEVQSYLSYAYIIAKHHGKAQQVSDQIFNTIHVQQVQLKDLKDIKKLLEANGISGEQFDAAMASMPVISAEKAMVEKQETFSKAGALTGVPTFVVNDKYKINLRELSSQAELDELVKHLLEK
- a CDS encoding thiol:disulfide interchange protein DsbA/DsbL, which codes for MFKSICAAALALLLPLMASAANFQEGKHYEVVAERGTKKPEVTEYFSFYCPACNNFESLIGEFKPKLDGDVKFKKSHVDFVGVRDPEIQQMMSNALATASVLPQKDKIVAAMFAHLHGKRGKFNEVADIKDLFVAQGVSAEKFDKLYKSFSVRTKAKKMKRSQEQMQDKGALTGVPTFIVNGKYKLILSRESGVTSPDDIAALINYLAKKS
- a CDS encoding DUF5610 domain-containing protein, with product MKIGQLNQLLNPAMQHNAGKAKSLIPNMSINTDSYHGNKSQAAAKILDDKLAQALGIEKKEEKDKPLFDFEEIVKNVLGFVQGAVKKAKAAGEDDDTLKSMLDQARKGVQMGIDEASEDLKGTGLFNDEIEEGIEKSREGIFKGLDEFEKELFDPKPQQVSVSAAQFASLSNQAEYAFTTAEGDEVVISFSDAMSQSKAASYARNGDGEGFAYGEQSSHELNFSISVNGDLNEDEQAAINDMMKDIRDVSDTFFAGDYDDAFAKVQELGINSEQIVNFTMDLRQTKTSAAIAQYQQSNPMKDLEKALQPLDQRLEGIHDEAKGLGIEAQLPDIMAWINEGQARLNEFLDYAQGFFSALESRQADKQDQQV